Proteins encoded in a region of the Thermodesulfobacteriota bacterium genome:
- a CDS encoding mercuric reductase yields the protein GVGGLVAASGAAQLGARVALVEKEALGGDCLHWGCVPTKTLVHSARVAHMVRNAEEFGVEAGETRVDFAKVMDAMRSVQAKLGEHDDPERFKKMGVEVISGSGRFTGSHTFEVDGRKVEGRKFLIATGSSPVVLPIPGLKEAGALTNVTALQLKTLPGSITILGAGPIGIEFAQIFARLGSRVIIVEKMGQILPREEKELADTLEGTLQREGIDIQTCTEVKEVRVEDGKKVMDAACPTGDKLFKTDEVMMAIGRSPNVGGLDLEAAGVRYDSRKGIEIDAYLRTSVPDIYACGDVAGPYAFTHVAEYQAGLVITNALFPLVNRKADYRVVPWVTYSDPELAHVGLTEDEARGKHGNVKVYRFEFKDVDRAVIEGKGEGLIKLVCDKKQKLLGAHVLGPGAGELIHEYALAMQHNIPITGISRTIHVYPTFSQAVKRACDQYYKEKLFTGWFPKLAGWLIRRGR from the coding sequence GGCGTCGGCGGGCTCGTGGCGGCGAGCGGGGCCGCGCAGCTCGGCGCACGCGTGGCGCTCGTCGAAAAAGAAGCCCTCGGCGGCGACTGCCTCCACTGGGGATGCGTCCCCACCAAGACACTCGTCCACTCGGCCAGGGTGGCGCACATGGTAAGGAACGCCGAAGAGTTCGGCGTGGAGGCCGGCGAGACAAGAGTAGACTTCGCGAAGGTCATGGACGCCATGCGCTCCGTGCAGGCGAAGCTCGGAGAGCACGACGACCCGGAACGCTTCAAAAAGATGGGCGTGGAGGTAATCTCGGGCAGCGGCCGCTTCACCGGCTCCCACACCTTCGAGGTGGACGGGAGGAAGGTCGAAGGCCGAAAGTTCCTCATCGCCACGGGCTCTAGCCCGGTCGTGCTCCCCATACCGGGGCTTAAGGAGGCAGGCGCCCTTACCAACGTAACCGCGCTCCAGCTCAAAACTCTCCCCGGCTCCATAACCATCCTCGGCGCGGGCCCCATCGGTATAGAGTTCGCCCAAATCTTCGCGCGCCTCGGGTCACGGGTAATCATCGTCGAGAAGATGGGCCAAATCCTCCCTCGCGAGGAAAAAGAGCTCGCCGACACGCTCGAAGGAACACTCCAGAGGGAGGGGATAGACATTCAGACCTGCACCGAGGTGAAGGAGGTCCGGGTCGAGGACGGAAAGAAGGTCATGGACGCCGCCTGCCCCACCGGAGACAAGCTCTTCAAGACAGACGAGGTGATGATGGCCATCGGCCGCTCCCCGAACGTCGGAGGGCTTGACCTGGAAGCCGCGGGCGTCAGGTACGACAGCCGTAAAGGCATCGAGATAGACGCCTACCTCCGGACGAGCGTTCCTGACATTTACGCCTGCGGCGACGTGGCCGGGCCCTACGCCTTCACGCACGTGGCCGAGTACCAGGCCGGACTTGTCATAACAAACGCCCTCTTCCCGCTCGTAAACCGGAAGGCCGACTACCGTGTGGTCCCCTGGGTCACCTACTCCGACCCGGAGCTCGCGCACGTCGGGCTCACAGAGGACGAGGCCAGAGGAAAACACGGCAACGTCAAGGTATACCGCTTCGAGTTCAAGGACGTGGACAGGGCGGTCATAGAAGGAAAAGGAGAGGGATTAATAAAGCTCGTCTGCGACAAAAAACAAAAACTCCTCGGGGCGCACGTACTCGGCCCGGGCGCCGGGGAGCTCATACACGAGTACGCGCTCGCCATGCAGCACAACATCCCCATAACCGGCATATCCAGGACCATCCACGTCTACCCCACGTTCTCGCAGGCGGTAAAGAGGGCGTGCGACCAGTACTACAAAGAAAAACTCTTTACCGGCTGGTTCCCGAAGCTCGCCGGTTGGCTCATCAGGAGGGGAAGGTAG
- a CDS encoding TVP38/TMEM64 family protein, whose product MSRGGVKFLILIAIVASLFLGVKFFGLEEYLDQERLRAWIDGFGAWGPVVYVAFYCVAPALMMPGLPLTVLGGVLFGPVWGVVYVTIGANIGATVAFLISRYMGREWVEGRMEKSSRWQELDRDVEKKGWKIVAFTRLIPLFPFNFLNYAFGLTSIRLSHYVLASLVFMLPGITAYVVFSSSFLDLLKGKVSKEFLIGVTLVVIVSLIPILYKRFKGGKGGG is encoded by the coding sequence ATGAGCAGGGGCGGGGTAAAGTTCCTGATACTGATCGCAATCGTCGCCTCCCTCTTCCTCGGGGTAAAGTTCTTCGGCCTGGAGGAGTATCTGGATCAGGAGAGGCTCCGCGCCTGGATAGACGGTTTCGGCGCGTGGGGGCCGGTGGTCTATGTGGCCTTCTACTGCGTGGCGCCCGCCCTGATGATGCCGGGCCTCCCCTTGACCGTGCTCGGCGGGGTACTGTTCGGCCCGGTGTGGGGCGTGGTCTATGTAACAATCGGCGCGAACATAGGCGCCACCGTCGCCTTCCTCATATCAAGGTACATGGGAAGGGAATGGGTCGAAGGCAGGATGGAAAAAAGCTCCCGGTGGCAGGAGCTCGACCGGGACGTGGAAAAAAAAGGCTGGAAGATAGTGGCCTTCACACGCTTGATCCCGCTCTTCCCCTTTAACTTCCTCAACTACGCCTTCGGGCTTACCTCGATAAGGCTCAGCCACTACGTGCTCGCCTCCCTCGTCTTTATGCTTCCGGGGATTACGGCCTACGTGGTGTTTTCAAGCTCGTTCCTGGACCTCCTTAAGGGCAAGGTCTCGAAGGAGTTCCTAATAGGCGTAACGCTCGTGGTAATCGTCTCGCTCATACCCATACTCTATAAGAGATTCAAGGGGGGCAAAGGGGGGGGGTAG
- a CDS encoding c-type cytochrome has translation MEFKTTMRFYSVIASLIVLIFLAAGPTGAMGKKSPGDIKGDAGEIKIRKLVIPGGFAAGDLPEPESRGAKLFGRYCSQCHNLPTPKMHSTDEWPVMFERMLGHLRIMGGRMPGVKVPVGEERDAIVSYLKRHGLKALSEDDPALKSEGAFQLLWFCSICHSPPDPAQHTSEEWRGVVERMEGYRRLQGRQDLTASEKEALIKFLSRDPLKP, from the coding sequence ATGGAGTTTAAAACGACCATGCGCTTCTATTCCGTCATAGCGTCACTCATAGTCCTTATCTTCCTCGCCGCCGGTCCGACCGGCGCCATGGGAAAGAAGTCCCCTGGAGACATAAAAGGCGATGCGGGCGAGATAAAGATAAGGAAGCTCGTGATCCCCGGCGGGTTTGCCGCCGGCGACCTGCCAGAGCCGGAAAGCCGCGGGGCAAAGCTCTTCGGCAGGTACTGCAGCCAGTGCCATAACCTCCCCACCCCGAAGATGCACTCGACCGACGAGTGGCCCGTGATGTTCGAGAGGATGCTGGGCCATTTGCGCATTATGGGCGGCAGGATGCCGGGGGTAAAGGTCCCGGTGGGCGAGGAAAGGGATGCAATAGTGTCCTACCTCAAAAGGCACGGCCTCAAGGCCCTTTCCGAGGACGACCCGGCGCTCAAGTCAGAAGGCGCGTTCCAACTCCTGTGGTTCTGCTCGATCTGCCACTCGCCGCCCGACCCGGCACAGCATACCTCCGAAGAGTGGCGTGGCGTGGTCGAGAGGATGGAAGGGTACAGGCGGCTCCAGGGGAGGCAGGATTTGACGGCCTCGGAAAAGGAAGCCCTCATCAAGTTCCTATCGCGAGACCCGCTTAAACCGTAA